The following coding sequences are from one Bradyrhizobium sp. WSM471 window:
- the radA gene encoding DNA repair protein RadA encodes MAKNTLSFVCQNCGAAYNRWQGKCESCGEWNTLAEEDTTGSVPVSIRSKRKGRTFALESLSGKAQDAPRLSSGMTELDRVTGGGFVRGSVLLVGGDPGIGKSTLLTQATSLLARAGHRVVYISGEEAVAQVRLRAERLGLSDAPVQLAAETSVEDIVSTLSEGAVPRLIVIDSIQTMWTDTVESAPGTVTQVRASAQALIRFAKRTGAAIILVGHVTKDGQIAGPRVVEHMVDAVLSFEGEGSQQFRILRAVKNRFGPTDEIGVFEMTGLGLREVTNPSELFLSERDLGTPGTAVFAGIEGTRPVLVELQALVAPTSLGTPRRAVVGWDPSRLSMVLAVLEAHCGVKLSGHDVYLNVAGGLRIHEPAADLAAAAALVSSLVNAQLPTDAVYFGEISLSGVVRPVAQTPARLKEAAKLGFQRAVLPESARGEAAGDAGLSLNAINSLTTLVAEIAARGSRRGEQSAPAEKNATPARFRRGEG; translated from the coding sequence ATGGCCAAGAACACACTTTCCTTCGTCTGCCAGAACTGCGGCGCGGCCTATAACCGCTGGCAGGGCAAGTGCGAGTCCTGCGGCGAGTGGAATACGCTCGCGGAGGAGGACACGACCGGCAGCGTGCCGGTGTCGATCCGCTCCAAGCGCAAGGGGCGGACGTTCGCGCTGGAGAGCCTGTCCGGAAAAGCCCAGGACGCCCCGCGCCTGTCCTCGGGCATGACCGAGCTCGATCGCGTGACCGGCGGCGGCTTTGTCCGCGGCTCGGTGCTTCTGGTCGGCGGCGATCCCGGCATCGGCAAGTCGACGCTGCTGACGCAGGCCACAAGCCTGCTCGCGCGCGCCGGGCACCGCGTCGTCTATATCTCCGGCGAAGAGGCGGTCGCACAGGTTCGGTTGCGCGCCGAACGGCTCGGGCTGTCGGACGCGCCGGTGCAGCTCGCAGCCGAAACGTCGGTGGAAGACATCGTCTCGACGCTGTCCGAAGGCGCGGTGCCCCGGCTGATCGTGATCGATTCGATCCAGACCATGTGGACCGACACGGTGGAATCGGCGCCCGGCACCGTGACGCAGGTGCGCGCCTCGGCGCAGGCCCTGATCCGTTTTGCCAAAAGGACCGGCGCGGCCATCATCCTGGTCGGCCATGTCACCAAGGACGGCCAGATCGCAGGCCCTCGCGTGGTCGAGCACATGGTCGATGCGGTGCTGTCGTTCGAGGGCGAAGGCTCGCAGCAATTCCGCATCCTGCGTGCCGTGAAGAATCGTTTCGGGCCGACCGACGAGATCGGCGTGTTCGAGATGACCGGGCTTGGCCTGCGCGAAGTCACCAATCCCTCCGAGCTGTTTTTGTCGGAGCGCGATCTCGGCACGCCCGGCACCGCAGTCTTCGCGGGCATCGAAGGCACAAGGCCCGTTCTGGTCGAATTGCAGGCGCTGGTGGCGCCGACCTCGCTCGGCACCCCGCGACGGGCCGTGGTCGGTTGGGATCCGAGCCGGCTTTCGATGGTGCTGGCGGTGCTGGAAGCCCATTGCGGGGTCAAGCTGTCCGGCCACGACGTCTATCTGAACGTCGCCGGCGGCCTGCGCATCCACGAGCCCGCGGCTGATCTGGCCGCCGCGGCGGCGCTGGTGTCTTCCCTGGTTAATGCGCAGTTACCCACCGATGCGGTCTATTTCGGCGAGATCTCGCTGTCCGGCGTGGTGCGCCCGGTGGCGCAGACCCCGGCCCGGCTGAAAGAAGCGGCAAAACTCGGCTTCCAGCGTGCCGTGCTGCCCGAATCGGCCCGGGGCGAAGCCGCCGGCGATGCCGGCCTGTCGCTGAACGCGATCAACAGCCTGACGACACTGGTCGCCGAGATCGCCGCGCGCGGCTCCCGGCGGGGCGAGCAGAGCGCGCCGGCAGAGAAAAATGCCACACCGGCAAGATTCCGCCGTGGAGAGGGTTAG
- a CDS encoding ABC transporter substrate-binding protein — MTGLLRILLAVGVVCGFLMPPGASAADAKRLNVVFVNPGKTGEVYWDMVSLTMQAAGRKLGAHVEVLTSERNYRTMQELGFGVVARSDKPDFLILSNEESAAVPIMEAAEAAGVRTLLLSNTLIGDDAARLGPPRQKLKTWLGDITTDLQTAGARMANALIGAARAEKWQSPDGKIHILGIGGDEITPASIARNAGLKLAVDAAPDVVVDRMLFANWTQSEAEHVTTNYLSWAARKEIRPAGIWAGNDPMALGALRAVSAAGLTPGRNIQLVGLNWSEDALREIKAGRLLLTDGGHFLLGGWSIVLLRDYADGCDFAAVSPRVEVKTSAITRDNLAAVGDLITTRAFDRIDFARFKAKTGHCGQYDFSVDALISSLTPVEGAAD; from the coding sequence ATGACGGGACTTTTGCGGATATTGCTTGCTGTGGGGGTCGTCTGCGGCTTTCTCATGCCGCCTGGCGCTAGTGCGGCCGACGCGAAGCGTCTCAACGTCGTCTTCGTCAACCCGGGCAAGACCGGCGAGGTCTATTGGGACATGGTTTCGCTGACCATGCAGGCCGCCGGCCGCAAGCTCGGCGCGCATGTCGAGGTGCTGACCAGCGAGCGCAATTACCGCACCATGCAGGAGCTCGGGTTCGGCGTGGTGGCACGCAGCGACAAGCCCGACTTCCTCATTCTCTCGAATGAGGAATCCGCAGCCGTCCCGATCATGGAGGCGGCCGAGGCCGCCGGGGTCAGGACGCTGCTGCTCTCGAACACCCTGATCGGCGACGATGCGGCGCGTCTTGGACCGCCGCGCCAAAAACTCAAGACCTGGCTTGGCGACATCACGACGGATCTTCAGACCGCGGGCGCGCGGATGGCCAATGCCCTGATCGGCGCGGCGCGCGCCGAGAAATGGCAGAGCCCGGACGGCAAGATCCACATTCTCGGCATCGGTGGCGACGAAATCACGCCGGCCTCGATCGCGCGCAACGCGGGTCTCAAGCTCGCGGTGGATGCCGCGCCAGACGTCGTGGTGGATCGGATGCTGTTCGCCAACTGGACGCAGTCGGAGGCCGAGCATGTCACCACGAATTATCTGAGCTGGGCCGCGCGCAAGGAGATCCGGCCTGCGGGCATATGGGCCGGAAACGATCCGATGGCGCTCGGCGCGCTTCGCGCGGTGAGCGCTGCCGGCCTCACGCCCGGGCGGAACATCCAGCTGGTCGGCCTCAATTGGTCGGAGGATGCGCTGCGCGAGATCAAGGCGGGCCGTCTGCTCCTGACCGACGGCGGGCATTTCCTGCTCGGCGGCTGGTCGATCGTTCTCTTGCGCGATTACGCCGACGGCTGCGATTTCGCGGCCGTATCACCCCGCGTCGAGGTCAAGACCTCCGCGATCACGCGCGACAACCTCGCTGCGGTCGGCGACCTCATCACGACGCGCGCCTTCGACCGGATCGATTTCGCGCGGTTCAAGGCCAAAACAGGGCACTGCGGCCAGTACGACTTCTCCGTCGATGCGCTCATCTCGTCGCTGACCCCTGTGGAAGGCGCTGCCGACTGA
- a CDS encoding bifunctional diguanylate cyclase/phosphodiesterase: MRNGDDMTGPDRRQQVAPPRLRSVVRAMIWATVPVLLLVQLLASAGVEASSFWSQIRQLDARIARVAESRAELIAEPLWKMRYDQVTSVLNEIMHDESIAAAAVYDDTGIAIARVMARPAGQAVAEVSRPINYSNGNMAVQAGRIAIVYSHAALYADAGSRLVLLLVVGLLGTFATLIAMRISANIFIGRPLAAMMSAIQRSKQDGRAYPAEVKSSNEFGQLAHAFNAMQHTTSGALDRLGHMAAHDPLTGLPNRRSLSEHLATLSHDAGSPDALIALCFIDLDDFKGINDTFGHDSGDKFLVHISARLRGAVEPQDWVARLGGDEFVVIRPEVSNEESAQRFARHLLDAISEPIRLHDKQVVPRASIGLAVRRAGDPELSHLPALADIALYHAKTKAPGTVAVLDEALQRDYRRRRDLELAIPTGFDERQFEVWYQSQVDLESHDIVGLEALIRWRHPEHGVIGPGEFLPLIERSGNNARLTRYVLTDACRALQQLAAAGRPQIRIAINLPPSELADHSFAAELRATCGRFDVEASLLELEITEGSLINNMASASETLHRLRRLGATIALDDFGTGYSSLAHLRRFPLDKVKIDKAFISEIPDSAEDKAIVGVIASLAGTLGLTLVAEGIERAEQAQAMREMGVRFGQGFLYHRPQPLEAVLLWLEGRPAHHSRVIEDSPSIAPEFAV, from the coding sequence ATGCGAAACGGTGACGATATGACCGGTCCGGATCGCAGGCAGCAGGTGGCGCCGCCGCGCTTGCGCTCGGTCGTCCGCGCAATGATCTGGGCCACCGTACCTGTTCTGTTGCTGGTACAATTGCTCGCCTCCGCCGGCGTCGAGGCCTCGAGCTTCTGGTCGCAGATCAGGCAGCTCGACGCCCGCATTGCCCGCGTCGCCGAGAGCCGCGCCGAGCTGATCGCCGAACCGCTCTGGAAGATGCGTTACGACCAGGTCACGAGCGTGCTCAACGAGATCATGCACGACGAGAGCATCGCCGCGGCGGCCGTTTACGACGATACCGGTATCGCGATTGCCCGCGTGATGGCGCGTCCGGCGGGGCAGGCGGTCGCGGAGGTCTCGCGTCCGATCAACTACAGCAACGGCAACATGGCCGTGCAGGCCGGCCGCATCGCGATCGTATATTCGCATGCGGCGCTCTACGCAGACGCAGGCAGCCGGCTGGTGCTGCTGCTGGTCGTCGGCCTGTTGGGAACGTTTGCGACTCTGATCGCCATGCGGATCTCCGCCAACATCTTCATCGGAAGGCCGCTGGCGGCAATGATGTCCGCGATCCAGCGCAGCAAGCAGGACGGCCGCGCCTATCCTGCGGAAGTCAAATCCTCGAACGAGTTCGGTCAGCTCGCGCACGCCTTCAACGCCATGCAGCACACGACGTCTGGTGCGCTCGACCGGCTCGGCCACATGGCCGCACACGATCCGCTCACGGGGCTGCCCAATCGCCGCTCGCTATCCGAGCACCTCGCGACCCTCAGCCACGATGCCGGCTCGCCGGATGCGCTGATCGCGCTCTGCTTCATCGATCTCGACGACTTCAAGGGCATCAACGACACCTTTGGCCATGATTCCGGCGACAAGTTCCTGGTGCACATTTCCGCGCGCCTTCGTGGTGCGGTCGAACCGCAAGATTGGGTGGCGCGGCTCGGCGGCGATGAATTCGTCGTCATCCGGCCCGAGGTCAGCAACGAGGAGAGCGCGCAGAGGTTTGCGCGCCACTTGCTGGATGCGATTTCCGAACCGATCCGGCTTCACGACAAGCAGGTCGTGCCGCGTGCCAGCATCGGCCTTGCCGTGCGCCGTGCCGGAGATCCCGAGCTTTCGCATCTGCCGGCGCTCGCCGACATCGCGCTCTACCATGCCAAGACCAAGGCGCCCGGCACGGTCGCGGTGCTCGATGAAGCGCTTCAGCGCGACTATCGCCGCCGCCGCGATCTCGAACTTGCCATTCCCACGGGCTTCGACGAGAGGCAATTCGAGGTCTGGTATCAAAGCCAGGTCGATCTCGAAAGCCACGACATCGTCGGCCTGGAAGCGCTGATCCGCTGGCGCCATCCGGAACATGGCGTGATCGGTCCGGGCGAATTTCTGCCGCTGATCGAGCGCAGCGGCAACAATGCGCGGCTGACGCGCTATGTGCTCACCGATGCCTGCCGCGCGCTGCAACAACTGGCTGCGGCCGGCAGGCCGCAGATCCGGATCGCGATCAATCTGCCGCCGTCCGAGCTCGCCGACCATTCGTTCGCCGCCGAGTTGCGCGCGACCTGCGGACGCTTCGACGTCGAGGCATCATTGCTGGAGCTCGAGATCACCGAGGGATCGCTGATCAACAACATGGCCAGCGCATCCGAGACACTGCACCGCCTGCGGCGCCTGGGCGCCACCATCGCGCTCGACGATTTCGGCACCGGCTATAGCTCACTCGCCCATCTCAGGCGGTTTCCGCTGGACAAGGTCAAGATCGACAAGGCCTTCATCAGCGAGATCCCCGACAGTGCGGAAGACAAGGCGATTGTGGGCGTCATCGCGTCGCTCGCCGGCACGCTGGGCCTCACTCTGGTGGCCGAAGGCATCGAGCGCGCTGAGCAGGCCCAGGCCATGCGCGAGATGGGCGTGAGGTTCGGCCAGGGCTTTCTCTATCATCGGCCGCAGCCACTCGAGGCCGTGTTGCTATGGCTCGAGGGACGGCCGGCCCACCACAGCCGCGTCATCGAGGATAGCCCGTCGATCGCGCCCGAATTTGCCGTCTGA
- a CDS encoding sulfite exporter TauE/SafE family protein, producing MAFLFVLIVGLIAGTISGIVGTGSSIMLMPVLVYAYGPKEAVPIMAVAAVMANFSRILAWWREVDWRACAAYSVTGIPAAVLGARTLLALPSHAVDLAIGVFLIAMVPVRHWLARHDLKANLWHLAIGGAVIGYLTGIVVSTGPLSVPLFLFYGLSRGAFLATEAASSLGLYAAKSVTFERFGALTGDVFVKGLIAGSSLMAGAFIAKRFVLRLKPEMFRVVMDAIMIAAGLSMLWNAAQP from the coding sequence TTGGCTTTTCTCTTCGTCCTCATCGTCGGCCTCATCGCAGGCACCATTTCCGGCATCGTCGGCACGGGCTCGTCGATCATGCTGATGCCGGTGCTGGTCTATGCCTACGGGCCAAAGGAGGCGGTGCCGATCATGGCGGTGGCCGCCGTCATGGCCAACTTCTCACGAATCCTGGCCTGGTGGCGCGAGGTCGACTGGCGGGCCTGCGCGGCTTATTCGGTGACAGGCATTCCGGCCGCCGTGCTCGGCGCGCGGACGCTGCTGGCCCTGCCCTCGCACGCCGTCGATCTCGCCATCGGCGTCTTCCTGATCGCGATGGTGCCGGTGCGGCACTGGCTGGCACGGCACGATCTCAAGGCCAATCTCTGGCACCTGGCGATCGGCGGGGCCGTCATCGGCTATCTCACCGGCATCGTCGTCTCCACCGGCCCGCTCAGCGTCCCGCTATTCCTGTTCTACGGCTTGTCCCGGGGCGCCTTCCTCGCCACCGAAGCGGCTTCTTCGCTCGGGCTCTATGCCGCGAAATCCGTGACCTTCGAACGGTTCGGCGCGCTGACCGGCGATGTGTTCGTCAAAGGCCTGATCGCTGGATCTTCGTTGATGGCCGGCGCCTTCATCGCCAAACGCTTCGTGCTGCGCCTGAAGCCCGAAATGTTTCGCGTGGTGATGGACGCGATCATGATCGCCGCCGGCCTCTCCATGCTGTGGAATGCGGCGCAGCCCTAG
- a CDS encoding L,D-transpeptidase, producing the protein MGKRAKRGKAKTFAIPMAARVAIGAVAVGALGYGLLSRPTNVQPARKPSAHEAQASSTPVYVATPVHASAPAPTSAPLPAPAPLVEPPKAADVPGAFVRQVVDYASRQTPGTVIIDTKNTFLYFVLNDAQALRYGIGVGREGFTWSGEQTVARKAEWPDWHPPVEMVSRQPYLPRFMAGGPGNPLGARAMYLGDTEYRIHGTNKPDTIGKRVSSGCIRLTNEDVVDLYDRVKVGAKVIVLPTTVARRPPQGAPADAAFRLPDPASPSSRPSATHAQMPSPGPKIAEAR; encoded by the coding sequence ATGGGTAAGCGGGCCAAGCGCGGAAAGGCGAAGACGTTCGCAATCCCGATGGCCGCGAGAGTTGCAATTGGCGCCGTGGCCGTTGGCGCATTGGGGTACGGTTTGCTGTCCCGGCCGACGAACGTGCAACCGGCACGAAAGCCGTCCGCGCACGAAGCTCAAGCGTCGTCAACTCCGGTTTACGTGGCAACGCCGGTTCATGCATCAGCTCCGGCACCGACTTCGGCTCCGCTTCCGGCCCCGGCGCCTCTGGTCGAACCACCAAAAGCGGCTGACGTTCCGGGAGCATTTGTTCGGCAGGTGGTTGACTACGCCAGCCGTCAGACGCCAGGCACCGTGATCATCGATACCAAGAACACATTCCTCTATTTCGTCCTGAACGACGCGCAAGCGCTGCGCTATGGCATCGGTGTTGGCCGCGAAGGTTTCACATGGTCCGGTGAGCAGACTGTGGCTCGCAAGGCAGAATGGCCCGATTGGCATCCGCCTGTTGAGATGGTCTCGCGTCAGCCTTATCTGCCGCGGTTCATGGCAGGCGGTCCCGGCAACCCGCTTGGCGCTCGGGCGATGTATCTGGGCGACACCGAATATCGAATTCACGGCACCAACAAGCCCGATACGATCGGGAAGCGGGTCTCGTCCGGCTGTATCCGGCTGACCAATGAGGACGTCGTTGACCTCTATGATCGCGTGAAAGTCGGCGCGAAAGTGATCGTGCTTCCGACAACCGTTGCCCGCCGACCACCCCAGGGAGCGCCGGCCGACGCCGCTTTCCGATTACCGGACCCGGCATCGCCGTCGAGCCGGCCCTCGGCAACTCACGCGCAGATGCCGTCACCTGGACCGAAGATCGCCGAGGCCCGGTAA
- a CDS encoding GFA family protein, which yields MPIEASCHCGETVFEVTEAPSSVTRCTCSLCAKRGALWAYYTPAQFRLLSPAENVATYLWGSRTVKHHFCASCGCGTYSESPDWSTGKPDFDNPRVAVNARLFDEFDLEAVPVTMIDGKNLW from the coding sequence ATGCCGATCGAGGCAAGCTGTCATTGCGGTGAGACGGTGTTCGAGGTGACGGAGGCGCCCTCGAGCGTGACCCGTTGCACCTGCTCCCTCTGCGCCAAGCGCGGCGCCTTGTGGGCCTATTACACGCCGGCGCAGTTTCGCCTGCTGTCGCCCGCGGAGAACGTCGCGACCTATCTCTGGGGCAGCCGCACCGTCAAACACCATTTCTGCGCAAGCTGCGGCTGCGGGACCTATTCGGAGTCGCCGGACTGGTCGACCGGCAAGCCCGATTTCGACAATCCGAGGGTCGCCGTCAACGCGCGCCTGTTCGACGAGTTTGATCTCGAGGCCGTGCCGGTGACCATGATCGATGGCAAAAATTTGTGGTGA
- a CDS encoding exodeoxyribonuclease III — MKIATFNINNINRRLPNLLAWMRTAKPDVVALQELKASDGEFPAAAIEKAGYGAVWCGQKTWNGVAILARNAEPILTRDRLPGKPADHEARYIEAAVRGVIVTSIYLPNGNPQPGPKFDYKLDWFARLKRHAKTLIKQDLPVVLAGDYNVAPDEIDIYPTRSWDKDALIQPKSRAAFASLVAQGWCDAIRELHPEQRIYTFWDYKRNRWPRDAGLRLDHLLLSPALVSRLAKAGVDKKVRGEEGASDHAPAWVVLR; from the coding sequence ATGAAGATCGCGACGTTCAACATCAACAACATCAATCGCCGCCTGCCCAATCTGTTGGCATGGATGCGAACGGCGAAGCCAGATGTCGTCGCACTTCAGGAGTTGAAGGCAAGCGATGGCGAATTTCCGGCGGCCGCGATCGAAAAGGCCGGTTACGGCGCCGTGTGGTGTGGACAGAAGACCTGGAACGGCGTCGCGATTCTGGCCCGCAATGCCGAGCCCATCCTCACCCGCGATCGCTTGCCGGGAAAGCCTGCCGATCACGAAGCCCGCTACATCGAGGCCGCGGTACGCGGTGTCATCGTCACCAGCATCTACCTGCCGAACGGCAATCCGCAGCCGGGACCGAAATTCGACTACAAGCTCGACTGGTTCGCGCGGCTCAAGCGCCACGCCAAAACGTTGATCAAGCAGGACCTGCCCGTGGTGCTCGCCGGCGACTACAACGTTGCGCCTGATGAGATCGACATCTATCCGACGCGCTCGTGGGACAAGGATGCCTTGATCCAGCCGAAGAGCCGTGCGGCCTTTGCCTCGCTGGTGGCGCAAGGCTGGTGTGACGCGATCCGCGAACTGCACCCGGAGCAGCGCATCTACACCTTCTGGGACTACAAGCGAAACCGCTGGCCGCGCGATGCGGGCCTGCGGCTCGATCATCTCCTGCTCAGCCCTGCCCTCGTTTCACGCCTGGCAAAAGCCGGCGTGGACAAGAAGGTTCGCGGCGAGGAAGGCGCGAGCGACCACGCACCGGCTTGGGTCGTGCTGCGCTAG
- the alr gene encoding alanine racemase, producing MASDPKMIPQSGLLSADANQAAALATFGGVLTVDLDAIIANWRKLEKTAVPAECSAVIKADAYGCGAEQVARALNKAGCKTFFVATIEEARKVRAAVPEPAIYVLGGYFQNTGEHYAHINCRPVIGDLNELAEWDVFCRRTGWTGGAAIHIDTGMNRLGLTLAEAQAIIPRINAGDHGITLVMSHLVSAEQLNSPVNAKQLAAFRGIASEFSGVPAALANSSGVFLGAPFQFDMVRPGAALYGVNPTPEADNPMQPVVDLKARIVQIRSVERGESVGYGGTWTARRPTKLAIIAVGYADGYFRAASSNDGTRGAEVIVAGKRCPVAGRVSMDLIAIDITDLPPNAARRGHMVTLLGEGITVDELAHHFGTIGYEVLTSLGRRYARIYKGGNVVEPLAKPAPAQAVEQQPPAPPPIEQPASPPPLPG from the coding sequence ATGGCGTCCGACCCGAAAATGATCCCGCAATCCGGCCTTCTCTCCGCGGACGCCAATCAGGCTGCCGCGCTCGCAACCTTCGGCGGCGTGCTCACCGTCGATCTCGATGCCATCATCGCCAATTGGCGCAAGCTCGAGAAGACGGCGGTGCCGGCCGAATGTTCGGCGGTGATCAAGGCCGACGCCTATGGCTGCGGCGCCGAGCAGGTCGCCCGTGCCCTGAACAAGGCCGGCTGCAAGACCTTCTTCGTCGCCACCATCGAGGAAGCGCGCAAGGTGCGCGCGGCGGTGCCGGAGCCTGCGATCTACGTGCTCGGGGGCTATTTCCAGAACACGGGCGAGCACTACGCCCACATCAACTGCCGCCCCGTGATCGGCGATCTCAACGAGCTTGCCGAATGGGACGTGTTCTGTCGCCGCACCGGCTGGACCGGTGGCGCCGCCATCCACATCGACACCGGCATGAACCGGCTCGGCCTGACGCTTGCGGAAGCGCAGGCCATCATTCCCCGCATCAACGCCGGCGATCACGGCATCACCCTGGTGATGAGCCATCTGGTTTCGGCCGAGCAGCTCAACAGCCCGGTGAACGCCAAGCAACTCGCGGCCTTCCGCGGCATCGCCAGCGAATTCTCCGGCGTGCCGGCGGCGCTCGCCAATTCGTCCGGCGTCTTCCTCGGCGCACCCTTCCAGTTCGACATGGTGCGGCCGGGCGCCGCGCTCTACGGCGTCAACCCGACGCCGGAGGCCGACAATCCGATGCAGCCGGTGGTCGACCTGAAGGCCCGCATCGTGCAGATCCGCAGTGTCGAGCGCGGCGAGAGCGTCGGCTATGGCGGCACCTGGACCGCCCGGCGGCCGACGAAACTCGCGATCATCGCGGTCGGTTATGCCGACGGCTATTTCCGCGCCGCAAGCTCCAATGACGGCACCCGAGGCGCCGAGGTCATCGTCGCCGGCAAGCGCTGCCCCGTCGCCGGCCGCGTTTCGATGGACCTGATCGCGATCGACATCACCGATCTGCCGCCGAACGCGGCGCGGCGCGGCCACATGGTGACGCTACTCGGCGAGGGCATCACCGTCGACGAGCTCGCGCATCATTTCGGAACGATCGGCTACGAGGTACTGACCAGCCTCGGTCGCCGCTACGCCCGCATCTACAAGGGCGGGAATGTGGTGGAGCCGCTGGCCAAGCCGGCTCCCGCGCAGGCGGTCGAGCAGCAGCCGCCTGCTCCGCCACCGATCGAGCAGCCCGCAAGCCCGCCGCCGCTGCCGGGCTGA
- a CDS encoding replicative DNA helicase → MALTDSNVLKLAPEAGTPAYRSAPHNIEAEQSLLGAILVNNDAFYRVSDFLEPKHYFEPLHQTIFETASSLIRMGKIATPVTLKTFLPADTDIGGMTIGQYLARLAAEATTIINAQDYGRTIYDLALRRDLIGIGEDMVNVAYDAPVDFAPRAQIEDAERRLYELAESGRYDGGFQKFSQALTLAVDLAAKAFQRDGKLSGISTGLRDLDTKMGGLQHSDLIIVAGRPGMGKTSLATNIAYNVARAYVGELQADGTMKAAHGGVIGFFSCEMSADQLATRIVAERTGIPSSSIRRGGISEADFEKIREVSIELQSLPFYVDETGGLSIAQLMARARRLKRQKGLDLIVIDYIQLLSGSGKRSENRVQEITEITTSLKALAKELSVPVIALSQLSRQVESRDDKRPQLSDLRESGSIEQDADVVLFVYREEYYLGNKEPRPGTPEHEKWRLDMDLAHGKAEVIIGKQRHGPTGTVDVAFEASITRFGDLAPDSQVPDRSGNDY, encoded by the coding sequence ATGGCCCTGACTGATTCGAACGTTCTCAAACTCGCGCCCGAAGCCGGAACTCCCGCCTATCGGAGCGCGCCGCATAATATTGAAGCGGAACAGAGCCTTCTGGGCGCGATCCTGGTCAACAACGACGCGTTTTACCGCGTCTCCGACTTCCTGGAGCCGAAGCATTATTTCGAGCCGCTGCACCAGACCATCTTCGAGACCGCCTCGAGCCTGATCCGGATGGGCAAGATCGCGACGCCCGTCACGCTGAAGACCTTCCTGCCCGCCGACACCGATATCGGCGGCATGACCATCGGGCAATATCTGGCGCGCCTCGCCGCCGAAGCGACCACCATCATCAATGCGCAGGATTATGGGCGGACCATCTACGATCTCGCATTGCGACGCGACCTCATCGGCATCGGCGAGGACATGGTCAATGTCGCCTATGACGCCCCGGTCGACTTCGCGCCGCGGGCGCAGATCGAGGACGCCGAGCGCCGCCTCTACGAACTCGCCGAATCCGGCCGCTATGACGGAGGCTTCCAGAAATTCTCGCAGGCGCTGACGCTTGCGGTCGATCTGGCCGCGAAAGCGTTCCAGCGCGACGGAAAGCTGTCGGGCATCTCGACCGGCCTGCGCGACCTCGACACCAAGATGGGCGGATTGCAGCACTCCGACCTCATCATCGTCGCCGGCCGCCCCGGCATGGGCAAGACGTCGCTCGCGACCAACATCGCCTACAACGTCGCCCGGGCCTATGTCGGTGAACTCCAGGCCGACGGCACCATGAAGGCCGCCCATGGCGGCGTCATCGGCTTCTTCTCCTGCGAAATGTCGGCCGACCAGCTCGCCACGCGTATCGTGGCCGAGCGCACCGGCATTCCCTCCTCCTCGATCCGCCGCGGCGGCATCTCGGAGGCCGATTTCGAGAAGATCCGCGAGGTCTCGATCGAGCTGCAGTCGCTGCCCTTCTATGTCGACGAGACCGGCGGTCTCTCGATCGCGCAGCTTATGGCGCGCGCCCGCCGGCTGAAGCGGCAGAAGGGCCTCGACCTCATCGTCATCGACTACATCCAGCTCTTGTCGGGTTCGGGCAAGCGGAGCGAAAACCGCGTGCAGGAAATCACCGAGATCACGACCAGTCTGAAGGCGCTCGCCAAGGAACTGAGCGTGCCCGTGATTGCGCTCTCGCAGCTCTCGCGCCAGGTCGAGTCGCGCGACGACAAGCGACCGCAGCTCTCGGACTTGCGCGAATCGGGCTCGATCGAGCAGGACGCCGACGTCGTGCTGTTCGTCTACCGCGAGGAATATTACCTCGGAAACAAGGAGCCGCGCCCGGGCACACCGGAGCACGAAAAATGGCGCTTGGACATGGATCTTGCGCATGGCAAGGCCGAAGTCATCATCGGCAAGCAGCGCCACGGCCCGACCGGCACCGTCGATGTGGCCTTCGAAGCGTCGATCACACGGTTCGGCGATCTTGCGCCGGACAGCCAGGTGCCGGACCGCAGCGGCAACGACTACTGA